Below is a window of Oceanibaculum nanhaiense DNA.
GTTCCGCATTCTCGATCAGCGCCACGATGTCGGGCGCCAGCCGGGAGCGGTCGCCAATCATGCGGAAGCGGACATTGTTGCCGTGCAGTTCGGCGATCTCGCGGCGCAGATAGAAGCGCAGCAGCCCCATCAGATCGTCGATCTCGCCGGTCGGCCGGCGCCAATTCTCGCTGGAAAAGCCGAACAGGGTCAGATAGCCGATGCCCAGTTCGCCGGCGCTGCGCACGGTACGGCGCACCGCTTCCGCCCCCTGCTTGTGGCCAAGGCTACGCGGTTGGCCGCGCGCCATCGCCCAGCGTCCATTGCCATCCATGATGATGGCAACATGAACCGGTGGTTGGCGATCCTGGGGATGTTCGAGTACGGCCATGATGCGCCAGGACTAAACCTGCATGATCTCTTTGTCCTTGGTCACCAGCGCCTGATCGACCTCGGCGATGGAGTCGTCGGTCATCTTCTGGATGTCCTTTTCGAAGCGGCGATGCTCGTCCTGGCTGATATCGCCGTCCTTCTCCAGGCGCTTCAGCAGGTCCATGCCGTCGCGCCGCACATTGCGGATCGACACGCGGGCCTGCTCGGCATATTTCGCCGCAACCTTGGTCAGTTCCTGGCGCCGTTCCTCGCTGAGGTCCGGGATCGGCAGCCGGATCATATTGCCTTCGGTCTGCGGATTGAGGCCAAGGCCTGCCTCACGGATCGCCTTTTCGACGGCCTTGACCATGCCATTGTCCCACACCTGGACCGTCAGCATGCGTGGTTCCGGCACGCTGACCGACGCCACCTGATTCAGCGGCATCTGCGAGCTATAGGCATCCACGGTCACCGGCTCGACCAGGCTGGTCGAGGCGCGG
It encodes the following:
- a CDS encoding isoprenyl transferase; this translates as MAVLEHPQDRQPPVHVAIIMDGNGRWAMARGQPRSLGHKQGAEAVRRTVRSAGELGIGYLTLFGFSSENWRRPTGEIDDLMGLLRFYLRREIAELHGNNVRFRMIGDRSRLAPDIVALIENAERLTAGNGGLVLTVALSYGGRQEIAQAARTLAAKAAAGELDPAAIDETMFAGALETQNIPDPDLLIRTSGEKRISNFLLWQTAYSELVFLDVLWPDFGREHLEEAIHEFHRRERRFGTAVG
- the frr gene encoding ribosome recycling factor, encoding MAQPDLKDIQRRMNGAVEVLRQEFGGLRTGRASTSLVEPVTVDAYSSQMPLNQVASVSVPEPRMLTVQVWDNGMVKAVEKAIREAGLGLNPQTEGNMIRLPIPDLSEERRQELTKVAAKYAEQARVSIRNVRRDGMDLLKRLEKDGDISQDEHRRFEKDIQKMTDDSIAEVDQALVTKDKEIMQV